In Legionella sp. PATHC035, a genomic segment contains:
- a CDS encoding efflux RND transporter permease subunit, whose amino-acid sequence MKFTDLFIKRPVLAMVISLLIFLFGINSIYNMQIRQYPRMDNTVITIMTGYPGADADLIAGFITSPLEKAVASAEGIDYMTSSSTQGLSTITLNIKLNFDPQVAFTDVMSKVQQTLNQLPKESQQPVILKTSDSSTALMYISLDSTEMTPQQITDYATRVVQPQLQTVDGVAKAEILGGATYSMRIFLDPMKMAALGVSPSDVSAVLAKNNFLTAAGNTKGEYVAISITAKTDLNDAAQFSNLIVKSDKGSIVRLRDVGKIELGSQDYDTSVTFNGKKAVFISITPTPTANPLTVISDVRKILPSIIKEFPPSLTGTIVYDATAFIRASLDEVTHTIIEAGLIVIVVIFLFLGSIRSVLIPIVTIPLSLVGVCTLMLMLGYSINLLTLLAFVLAIGLVVDDAIVVVENVHRHIEEGKTPFDAALIGAREIATPVIAMTITLAAVYAPIGFMGGLTGALFKEFAFTLASAVIISGIIALTLSPMMCSRVLSKDISSGKFVHFLDNFFNKLKLKYQNALHSLLNTRVIMLFFAAVVILMLPYLYIHTSAETAPDEDQGFFFVMAMIPQFATLNYIESFTKPFDEIYKSFPETENYFTVNNSSQTISGMVLKPWNQRSKSQFALKQPLQDKLSQVAGLNAFAIVPPPLPGGGGGTPVQFVIKTTNDFQSLLDVSNKLADKARKSGLFIYVDNSLKFNKPQIILDINRSKASEMGLDMQAVGSSLTSALSGNYVNYFNLEGRSYQVIPQLSRSFRMNPEQLGQIYVKSIHGTMVPLSTVVTAVEKTAPNAASHFQQMNSATIQAVMMPGKTLGEGLQFLQEAANDTLPKGFAYDYGGESRQFMQEGSALLFAFVFAIIIIFLVLSAQYESFRDPLIVLISVPMSICGALIPLNLGLASINIYTQVGLITLIGLISKHGILIVDFANHLQREKNLDRRAAVEEAAGIRLRPILMTTAAMVFGVLPLLIASGAGAVSRFDIGLVIATGLLIGTGFTLFVVPTLYTYIAEDHRSKASEPQFDEAKIPDVQVPDQKH is encoded by the coding sequence ATGAAGTTTACCGATCTTTTTATCAAACGGCCCGTACTTGCCATGGTAATTAGTTTGCTCATTTTTCTTTTTGGTATTAATTCCATTTATAACATGCAAATTCGTCAATACCCTCGCATGGATAATACAGTAATTACAATTATGACCGGTTATCCAGGAGCAGATGCCGATCTGATTGCAGGATTTATTACCTCACCTCTAGAAAAAGCCGTTGCCAGTGCAGAAGGGATCGATTACATGACCTCTTCGAGTACACAAGGTTTAAGCACGATCACGCTCAACATTAAATTAAACTTCGACCCTCAGGTGGCTTTTACCGATGTGATGAGTAAAGTACAACAAACCTTAAATCAATTGCCTAAAGAGTCGCAACAACCTGTCATATTGAAAACATCGGATAGTTCAACTGCATTGATGTACATCAGCTTGGATAGTACCGAAATGACCCCACAACAAATTACCGATTACGCAACCCGTGTCGTGCAGCCTCAACTGCAAACAGTAGATGGTGTGGCAAAAGCGGAAATTTTAGGTGGTGCAACCTACTCCATGCGAATTTTTCTGGACCCTATGAAAATGGCCGCATTAGGCGTATCTCCCTCGGATGTATCGGCTGTACTTGCCAAAAATAATTTCTTGACTGCAGCAGGCAATACTAAAGGCGAATACGTGGCAATCAGCATCACCGCAAAAACCGATCTGAATGATGCAGCACAATTTAGTAATTTGATTGTTAAAAGTGACAAAGGGTCTATTGTCCGTTTACGCGATGTGGGCAAAATTGAGTTAGGCTCACAAGACTATGATACCTCGGTTACCTTTAATGGGAAAAAAGCAGTATTTATCTCCATCACCCCCACACCAACGGCAAACCCTCTGACGGTAATTAGTGATGTACGAAAAATTCTTCCTTCAATCATCAAAGAATTTCCACCATCCCTAACAGGAACAATAGTGTATGATGCAACCGCGTTCATTAGAGCCTCTTTAGATGAAGTGACTCATACCATTATTGAAGCCGGACTCATTGTGATTGTAGTGATTTTCCTGTTTTTAGGATCTATCCGCTCCGTACTCATTCCAATTGTCACTATTCCTCTCTCATTGGTTGGCGTATGCACCCTAATGCTTATGTTAGGATATAGTATTAATTTGTTAACCTTACTTGCTTTTGTCTTGGCAATTGGCTTGGTCGTCGATGACGCGATTGTCGTAGTTGAAAACGTCCATCGCCACATAGAAGAAGGAAAAACTCCTTTTGACGCAGCATTGATTGGTGCTCGTGAAATCGCCACTCCAGTCATTGCAATGACCATTACATTGGCTGCGGTGTACGCACCTATTGGATTTATGGGAGGGCTGACTGGAGCCTTATTTAAAGAATTTGCGTTTACTTTAGCCAGTGCAGTAATCATTTCTGGAATTATTGCATTAACGCTCTCCCCCATGATGTGCTCAAGAGTGTTATCCAAAGACATTAGCAGTGGTAAGTTTGTTCATTTTCTCGATAATTTTTTCAACAAACTTAAATTGAAATATCAAAATGCCTTACATAGTTTGTTGAACACCCGGGTGATTATGTTATTTTTTGCGGCAGTGGTTATCTTGATGCTGCCTTATCTCTACATCCATACCTCAGCAGAGACCGCACCCGATGAGGACCAGGGGTTCTTTTTTGTTATGGCAATGATCCCACAATTTGCAACACTTAATTATATCGAGTCTTTCACTAAGCCCTTTGATGAAATTTATAAAAGTTTCCCTGAAACAGAAAATTATTTTACGGTCAACAACAGCAGCCAAACCATCTCGGGCATGGTATTGAAGCCATGGAATCAACGCAGTAAAAGTCAGTTTGCTCTAAAACAGCCGCTACAAGATAAATTATCACAGGTCGCCGGTTTAAATGCTTTTGCAATTGTACCACCCCCCTTACCTGGGGGCGGAGGCGGTACTCCAGTACAATTCGTCATCAAAACAACAAATGACTTTCAGAGCCTGTTAGACGTTTCCAATAAGCTTGCCGATAAAGCGCGTAAAAGCGGCTTGTTTATCTATGTCGATAATTCCCTCAAATTTAATAAACCGCAAATTATATTGGATATTAATCGCTCTAAAGCGTCTGAAATGGGATTAGACATGCAAGCTGTAGGAAGCAGCTTAACCAGCGCTTTGTCAGGTAATTATGTCAATTACTTCAACCTCGAGGGCCGTAGCTATCAAGTAATTCCCCAATTAAGCCGTTCATTTCGCATGAACCCTGAACAATTGGGACAGATCTATGTTAAAAGTATTCATGGGACAATGGTCCCTCTTTCAACTGTAGTGACTGCTGTAGAAAAAACTGCACCGAATGCGGCCTCACATTTTCAGCAAATGAATTCAGCCACCATTCAGGCAGTAATGATGCCCGGAAAAACGCTAGGAGAAGGCCTGCAGTTTTTACAAGAAGCAGCAAATGATACCTTACCCAAAGGTTTCGCTTACGACTATGGCGGCGAATCGAGACAATTTATGCAAGAAGGAAGCGCTCTCTTATTTGCATTTGTCTTTGCGATCATTATTATTTTCTTGGTACTTTCAGCTCAATATGAAAGCTTTCGCGATCCGTTAATTGTATTAATTAGTGTGCCCATGTCCATTTGTGGCGCATTAATTCCACTGAATTTGGGATTGGCAAGTATCAATATTTATACTCAAGTAGGCTTGATTACCCTTATTGGATTAATCTCCAAACATGGAATTTTGATCGTTGATTTTGCCAACCATTTACAACGTGAGAAAAACTTGGATAGACGAGCGGCGGTAGAAGAAGCAGCTGGAATTCGCTTAAGACCAATTCTCATGACTACTGCAGCAATGGTATTTGGTGTACTCCCCTTACTCATTGCCAGTGGCGCTGGAGCAGTAAGTCGTTTTGATATAGGATTAGTGATTGCAACGGGCTTGTTGATTGGAACAGGGTTCACTTTGTTTGTAGTACCCACTTTGTATACCTATATCGCAGAAGATCATCGCTCAAAAGCATCTGAGCCTCAGTTCGATGAAGCAAAAATTCCCGATGTACAAGTACCTGATCAAAAACATTAA
- a CDS encoding efflux RND transporter periplasmic adaptor subunit, which produces MKKRMVIMGVALLIVFGGIIAFNLIKTIMIKRFFASYQPPAVSVASAVAQAVDWQPTINAVGSFVALNGVDVSSQASGNVVKIDFESGQYVDKDAPLITIDDSVDQAVLKFNQAELTLKTLSYQRQNDLFKRGASPISSVDEAKANLEQAQAKLEQTQAQIKQKHITAPFAGKLGIRQVNLGQFISPGQTTIVSLQSLDPLYLEFYLPEQLYKRIRPNQTITFSVEGFPNALFEAKVNAINSKVDLNTHNMLVQGTLANCPTSAIKDPENSPLLKIRKEPMGNKRIITCDTDLNSKNKIRNFTFVPGMFASIEISQPAEPNTVIVPSTAISYSLYGNAVYIIEKNAEGKKNPDGSDLLTVKRVFVSTGEQHGNYTVIKKGVKAGQLVVSAGEIKLQNGTPVVINNEVKLNEVSNPDLLGQ; this is translated from the coding sequence ATGAAAAAGCGAATGGTCATCATGGGAGTAGCCTTACTGATTGTTTTCGGTGGGATCATTGCTTTTAACTTGATCAAGACAATCATGATCAAGCGTTTCTTTGCAAGCTACCAGCCACCCGCTGTTTCTGTCGCTTCCGCTGTTGCTCAAGCTGTAGATTGGCAGCCCACCATCAATGCCGTAGGCAGTTTCGTTGCTTTAAACGGAGTCGATGTGAGTTCTCAAGCATCGGGCAATGTAGTAAAAATTGATTTTGAGTCTGGGCAATATGTGGATAAAGATGCACCTTTAATTACCATTGATGACAGCGTGGATCAAGCCGTATTGAAATTTAATCAGGCCGAACTCACGCTAAAAACGTTGAGTTATCAACGTCAAAACGATTTATTCAAACGAGGAGCTTCACCCATTTCGAGTGTTGATGAAGCCAAAGCAAATCTCGAACAAGCCCAAGCAAAATTAGAGCAAACCCAAGCGCAAATTAAGCAAAAACACATTACGGCACCCTTTGCTGGAAAATTAGGTATACGACAAGTGAATCTAGGTCAATTTATCAGTCCTGGACAAACAACAATTGTTTCTTTGCAATCACTTGATCCATTATATCTGGAATTTTATCTTCCAGAACAACTCTACAAACGTATTCGGCCTAATCAAACCATTACATTTTCTGTAGAGGGATTTCCTAATGCACTTTTTGAGGCTAAAGTTAATGCCATTAACTCCAAAGTAGATCTCAACACCCACAATATGCTCGTTCAGGGTACCCTTGCTAATTGCCCTACATCAGCGATTAAAGATCCCGAAAATTCTCCATTATTGAAAATCCGCAAAGAACCTATGGGCAATAAGCGAATTATTACTTGCGATACCGATTTAAACAGCAAAAATAAAATTCGTAACTTTACGTTTGTACCCGGGATGTTTGCTTCGATTGAAATCAGCCAACCCGCTGAACCCAATACAGTGATTGTTCCTTCTACTGCTATTTCCTATAGCTTATATGGTAATGCCGTGTACATTATTGAGAAAAATGCGGAAGGGAAGAAAAATCCAGACGGTTCTGACCTGCTGACGGTGAAACGTGTGTTTGTAAGCACAGGTGAACAGCATGGAAATTATACCGTCATCAAAAAAGGAGTTAAGGCAGGACAGTTAGTGGTGAGTGCGGGTGAAATAAAATTACAAAATGGTACGCCTGTTGTCATCAATAATGAGGTCAAACTCAATGAGGTCAGTAATCCGGATCTCTTAGGACAATAA
- a CDS encoding BON domain-containing protein, which produces MRNSLKMLFVGLLTILIIACVASPGTESTGEFLDSSTTTTKVKATLVNQLGRTGLAVQVKTFKDEVQLSGFVATPGLKQRAGMIAASVDGVRKVRNDIIVRP; this is translated from the coding sequence ATGCGTAACTCACTTAAAATGTTGTTTGTGGGTCTTTTAACTATACTTATTATAGCGTGTGTTGCTTCTCCAGGTACTGAAAGTACGGGTGAATTTTTGGATAGTTCAACGACGACTACTAAAGTAAAAGCAACATTAGTGAATCAATTAGGGCGTACAGGTTTAGCAGTACAAGTGAAAACCTTTAAAGATGAAGTGCAACTCAGTGGTTTTGTTGCTACTCCTGGATTGAAGCAAAGAGCAGGGATGATTGCTGCAAGCGTAGATGGTGTTCGAAAGGTACGTAATGACATCATCGTTAGACCTTAA
- the glyA gene encoding serine hydroxymethyltransferase → MFDQSYTIKHFDDELFQAIVDEQRRQEEHIELIASENYVSPRVLEAQGSVLTNKYAEGYPGKRYYGGCEYVDVAEELAIARAKKLFSADYVNVQPHSGSQANAAVMMALLAPGDVVLGMALPHGGHLTHGSKVNFSGKLYHGIPYGVDSQTGLIDYDVLEQLALEHKPKLIIAGFSAYSRVLDWPRFRAIADKVGAYLMADVAHVAGLIAVGLYPSPVPYADVVTTTTHKTLRGPRGGMILCRANEEIEKKLNSSVFPGSQGGPLMHVIAAKAVSFAEALLPEFKDYQQQVLVNAKTMASVLMSRGYKIVSGGTDNHLILVDLIDKNITGKDADAALDKANITVNKNTVPNDPRSPFVTSGLRLGTPAVTTRGFKEKEITLLSNWIADILDDINDETTIARVKEQVLLLCREFPVYK, encoded by the coding sequence ATGTTTGACCAAAGCTATACCATAAAACATTTTGATGATGAGTTATTTCAAGCAATTGTTGACGAACAACGTCGACAAGAAGAGCACATTGAACTGATTGCATCAGAAAATTATGTAAGCCCGCGTGTTTTGGAGGCTCAAGGTTCTGTATTAACGAATAAGTATGCCGAAGGATATCCTGGGAAGCGGTATTATGGCGGATGTGAGTATGTTGATGTTGCTGAGGAGTTGGCGATTGCGCGTGCAAAAAAACTTTTTTCTGCAGATTATGTCAATGTTCAACCTCATTCTGGTTCACAAGCTAATGCTGCGGTCATGATGGCTCTATTAGCTCCGGGTGATGTTGTGTTAGGTATGGCATTGCCCCATGGCGGTCATTTAACCCATGGTTCTAAAGTGAATTTCTCGGGTAAACTTTATCATGGAATCCCTTATGGTGTTGATTCACAAACGGGTTTAATCGATTATGACGTTTTGGAGCAATTGGCTCTGGAGCATAAGCCTAAATTGATTATCGCTGGATTTTCTGCTTATTCCCGTGTTCTTGATTGGCCACGATTCAGAGCAATTGCCGATAAAGTCGGTGCCTATTTGATGGCGGATGTTGCTCATGTCGCTGGCTTGATTGCAGTAGGCCTTTATCCTTCTCCAGTTCCCTATGCTGATGTAGTGACAACGACTACTCATAAGACACTCAGAGGACCAAGAGGTGGAATGATTTTATGTCGAGCGAATGAAGAAATAGAAAAAAAATTAAATTCTTCTGTTTTTCCTGGCAGTCAAGGTGGGCCATTAATGCATGTCATTGCAGCTAAAGCAGTTTCTTTTGCTGAAGCATTGTTACCAGAATTCAAAGACTATCAACAACAAGTACTCGTCAATGCGAAGACGATGGCCTCTGTGCTAATGAGTCGTGGTTACAAGATTGTTTCTGGTGGCACAGATAACCATTTAATATTGGTGGATTTAATTGATAAGAATATTACAGGTAAAGATGCTGATGCCGCTTTAGATAAAGCAAATATTACTGTGAACAAAAATACGGTACCTAATGATCCTCGTTCTCCTTTTGTAACAAGTGGGTTGCGTCTCGGGACTCCCGCAGTCACAACCAGAGGATTTAAAGAAAAAGAAATTACGCTTCTGTCGAATTGGATAGCTGATATTCTTGATGATATTAATGATGAAACGACTATTGCAAGGGTTAAAGAACAAGTATTGCTTTTATGTCGTGAATTTCCGGTTTATAAATAA
- the nrdR gene encoding transcriptional regulator NrdR — translation MFCPFCHAEETKVVDSRLVADGAQVRRRRECLICHERFTTFETAELIMPSVVKRDGRREPFNIDNLRSGMLRALEKRPVSVDALEASIISITQEIRRRGEREIDSQIIGELVMKELYSLDHVAYVRFASVYKRFKDVSDFRQTIDQMDKD, via the coding sequence ATGTTTTGCCCGTTTTGTCACGCAGAAGAAACAAAAGTGGTTGATTCACGTCTTGTCGCTGATGGTGCTCAAGTGCGCAGAAGACGAGAGTGCCTCATATGTCATGAACGTTTTACTACTTTTGAGACAGCCGAATTAATCATGCCGTCGGTCGTTAAGCGTGATGGACGGCGCGAGCCTTTTAACATTGATAATTTACGTTCAGGTATGTTGCGGGCTTTGGAAAAAAGACCGGTAAGTGTTGATGCATTAGAGGCCTCGATTATTTCAATTACACAAGAAATTCGTCGTAGAGGCGAGCGGGAGATCGATTCCCAAATCATTGGCGAATTGGTTATGAAGGAATTATATAGTTTGGATCATGTTGCTTATGTGCGTTTTGCATCGGTATACAAACGCTTTAAAGACGTAAGTGATTTTAGGCAGACAATTGATCAAATGGATAAGGATTAG
- the nusB gene encoding transcription antitermination factor NusB, with translation MEKRSISGKRKARKLALQALYQWLMSGSELHEIEAQFRVINNMDKVDVDYFCRILHGVPDHVETLEERISPFLDREIAGLNPIELTVLRIGSFELLYCPEIPYKVVLDESISLTKEFGSQDGYRYVNGVLNSLAQQVRSIEINSHG, from the coding sequence GTGGAAAAGCGGTCAATAAGCGGTAAAAGAAAGGCCAGAAAATTAGCACTTCAGGCTCTTTATCAATGGTTAATGTCTGGAAGTGAATTGCATGAAATCGAAGCACAGTTTCGAGTCATCAATAATATGGATAAAGTAGATGTAGATTATTTTTGTCGTATTTTACACGGTGTTCCAGATCATGTTGAAACCCTAGAAGAGCGTATTTCTCCTTTTCTTGATCGAGAGATCGCAGGACTTAATCCAATTGAATTGACGGTGTTACGTATCGGATCTTTTGAATTACTCTATTGTCCTGAAATTCCTTATAAAGTTGTTCTTGATGAGTCGATCTCATTGACTAAAGAATTTGGTTCCCAGGATGGATACCGTTATGTCAATGGTGTATTAAATAGTTTGGCACAGCAGGTGAGGTCAATTGAAATCAATAGCCATGGATGA
- the thiL gene encoding thiamine-phosphate kinase codes for MDEFSLIDHFFKPLDIKRDDVLFGIGDDAACVRIPEGMNLLISTDTLVSNVHFLPHWDAYDIACKSVIVNVSDMAAMAAEPCWVTLALTMPELNPQWLNSFTRGLKDSLSRYHLSLIGGDTTHGPLSITLTILGTAPKGKAVLRSGAKPGDIIVVSGELGAAALAIKLLENQKIPPNDKAELMNKLLHPKPRTDLIDFLRNYATAAIDISDGLSADLNHICVASGVGACLNEEAIPIHALLNQYWPDHAVDIALTGGDDYELCFTVPEHRFALLMHEFQKANLPCYPIGVIEEASGLRMKDANNQCHKLTPAGYSHF; via the coding sequence ATGGATGAGTTTTCTCTTATTGATCATTTTTTTAAACCACTTGATATAAAGCGTGATGACGTCTTGTTTGGTATTGGTGATGATGCAGCGTGCGTGCGTATTCCTGAAGGGATGAATTTACTGATAAGCACTGATACCTTAGTCTCTAATGTTCATTTCCTTCCGCATTGGGATGCTTATGACATTGCGTGTAAGTCAGTGATAGTCAATGTGAGTGATATGGCGGCTATGGCTGCAGAGCCTTGTTGGGTCACACTCGCTTTAACTATGCCGGAACTCAATCCACAATGGCTGAACTCGTTTACGCGAGGATTAAAGGATTCATTAAGTCGATATCACCTGTCTTTAATTGGAGGTGATACAACACACGGTCCATTATCGATTACATTAACTATCTTGGGTACCGCCCCCAAGGGAAAAGCGGTGCTACGGAGTGGAGCAAAACCTGGTGATATTATTGTCGTTTCAGGTGAGTTGGGCGCTGCAGCTTTAGCCATTAAACTTCTTGAGAATCAGAAAATTCCTCCAAACGACAAGGCGGAATTGATGAATAAATTACTCCATCCTAAGCCTCGTACTGATTTAATTGATTTTTTGCGAAATTATGCCACTGCAGCAATAGATATTTCAGATGGGCTCAGTGCCGACTTAAATCATATTTGTGTTGCAAGTGGTGTTGGTGCTTGCCTTAATGAAGAGGCGATTCCCATACATGCCTTACTTAATCAATATTGGCCGGATCATGCTGTTGACATCGCTTTGACTGGCGGTGATGATTATGAATTATGTTTTACAGTTCCGGAACATCGATTTGCTCTATTGATGCACGAGTTTCAAAAAGCTAATTTACCCTGCTATCCTATAGGAGTCATTGAAGAGGCCTCTGGATTAAGAATGAAAGATGCTAACAACCAATGCCATAAGTTGACACCTGCAGGTTATTCACATTTTTAA